The following is a genomic window from Leptospira selangorensis.
AGGATACCGGAAGAAGAAATTCCAGAATATAATTCTTCTTTAAACTTCCTTTCGGAGGCCGTATTGATCAGAAAAGTAGAACCTACTGAATCTTCTCCCACGAATTTGAATGTTGCGCCAGACCTGCTCGCGACCCCATTCAGGTAGGCTTCAGTTTCCGATCTAGATTTTCCTGATAAGGTCACTTCAAGACCGGAAAGGTTTTCCATCTCTCTTTCTAATTCCTGACGATCACATTGGTATACCAATCTTCCCTTATGTAAGAAAAGGAATCGATTACATGTTTTGTAAACTTCAGGAAGGATATGACTGGAAAGAAGAATGGTATGATTCTCTTTCAGGCCATGAATTAGATTACGAATTTCTACTATTTGTTTCGGGTCCAAGCCCGAGATAGGTTCGTCCATAATGATAATTTCAGGATTTCCTAAAATAGCCTGAGCGATCCCCACTCTTTTTCTGAATCCTAGGGAAAGAGTTTCGATCACCTTATCCTTAACCTGGGTAAGATCCGTAAGACCTAAAACACGATTCAATTCGGAAGAAATATCTTCTTCAGAGATCTGTTTGATCCTAGCGGCGA
Proteins encoded in this region:
- a CDS encoding ABC transporter ATP-binding protein, which encodes MIKVRNLSKFYGEKLAIDRLNFELKEGEIVGLLGLNGAGKTTTIRILTGYLMATDGLCEFNGLNTFEHPIDVKKKIGYLPETPPLYPELTVSEYLTFAARIKQISEEDISSELNRVLGLTDLTQVKDKVIETLSLGFRKRVGIAQAILGNPEIIIMDEPISGLDPKQIVEIRNLIHGLKENHTILLSSHILPEVYKTCNRFLFLHKGRLVYQCDRQELEREMENLSGLEVTLSGKSRSETEAYLNGVASRSGATFKFVGEDSVGSTFLINTASERKFKEELYSGISSSGILPEFIRKQDVTLEQIFMNKV